The DNA sequence ATGCCGGCAGCGAACTCAAGCAGACCCTGGCCGCGCTGGCGAAACAATATGGTATCTATCTGGTGGCGGGAACCATTCCTATCCTGGCCGATGAGGGGCGGGTGTTTAGCCGCAGCTATTTGTTTGACGATAGCGGAGAGACCCTAGGCCACTACGACAAGCTGCACTTGTTCGACGTGGATGTGGACGACGGCACTAAGTCCTACCGGGAGAGTGACACCTTTTGCCCCGGTGAGGGGGTAACCGTCGTCGATACGCCTTTCGGTAAGGTCGGGATGGCGATATGCTATGACCTTAGGTTTGCCGATCTATTTCGCGCCATGCGCCTGCAGGGGGCGGAGATCATCGTCTTGCCGGCGGCCTTTACCAGGGTGACCGGGCGGACGCACTGGCTGCCCCTGCTGCAGGCGAGGGCAATTGAGACCCAATGTTTCCTGTTGGCAGCAGCCCAGTGGGGCGAGCACAACCAGGGTAAACGTGAGACCTGGGGACACTCCTGCGTCATCTCCCCCTGGGGAGAAGTGCAGGCGATTAAGCCAGAAGGCTGTGGCTGGTTGTCGGCAGAGATAGACCTTAAGGCTATAGAGGGGATACGTCGTAACATCCCAGTGGTCGCTCACAATCGTTTTGAGCCACCCAAATTAAAGAGATAATAAAATCGCGCCTTCATGCAGGCGCCAAAGAGAGAAAATTAATGCCATTTTTAACCCAAGTAGAACAGAGCCTCTTGCAAGACGGATTGTCGCTGGATCAGTTGCAAGGCTATATCAATAGCATTCATCAGCATCAGGTGGACTTTTCCGATCTCTATTTTCAGGGCAGTCGCCACGAGTCTTGGGTGTTAGAAGATGGCATAGTCAAGGAAGGCAGCTTTCATATCGAGCGCGGTGTGGGCGTGCGTGCCATCAGCGGCGAGAAGACGGGCTTCGCCTATGCCGACGAGATCACCCCAGCGGCGCTGAGCGCGGCGGTCGAGGCGGCACGCGGCATCTCTGCGGCGGGCAATAGCGGCCGTGTCCAGGCATGGAAGCAGCACAAGGTGACGCCTCTGTATCAGAGCGCCGACCCTAT is a window from the Shewanella loihica PV-4 genome containing:
- a CDS encoding carbon-nitrogen hydrolase family protein; protein product: MQVSLLQCQSGRDVEENLSFIREQLDALAGGERPHLVVLPECCLLFGGHERQQLAYAGDDAGSELKQTLAALAKQYGIYLVAGTIPILADEGRVFSRSYLFDDSGETLGHYDKLHLFDVDVDDGTKSYRESDTFCPGEGVTVVDTPFGKVGMAICYDLRFADLFRAMRLQGAEIIVLPAAFTRVTGRTHWLPLLQARAIETQCFLLAAAQWGEHNQGKRETWGHSCVISPWGEVQAIKPEGCGWLSAEIDLKAIEGIRRNIPVVAHNRFEPPKLKR